A single genomic interval of Takifugu rubripes unplaced genomic scaffold, fTakRub1.2, whole genome shotgun sequence harbors:
- the cnp-1 gene encoding C-type natriuretic peptide 1 precursor (The RefSeq protein has 1 substitution compared to this genomic sequence), giving the protein MLCPALLCAALLLLTPVEITDARALQQPSDAAQFMEQFLESYNDLLTLDDLENMLNSHPEDQSNLSSSKADEYPKWAEADTPWLRLLRGALANQKRAEPDRSRRGWNRGCFGLKLDRIGSMSGLGC; this is encoded by the exons ATGCTGTGTCCCGCGCTGCTCTGTgccgctctgctcctgctgactcCCGTGGAGATCACGGACGCTCGCGCTCTTCAGCAGCCTTCTGATGCTGCCCAG TTTATGGAGCAGTTTCTGGAAAGCTACAATGACCTTTTGACCCTGGACGACCTGGAGAACATGCTGAACAGCCACCCGGACGACCAGTCCAACCTGTCCTCTTCCAAAGCGGACGAGTACCCCAAATGGGCCGAGGCGGACACCCCCTGGCTGCGCCTGCTAAGGGGGGCTCTGGCAAATCAGAAGCGAGCCGAGCCGGACCGGTCCAGGAGGGGGTGGAACCGAGGATGCTTCGGGCTGAAACTGGACCGCATCGGGTCCATGAGTGGACTGGGCTGTTAG